In the genome of Leptospira inadai serovar Lyme str. 10, one region contains:
- a CDS encoding OmpA family protein, whose protein sequence is MKGRISSIYTFLLFSCFLPLIAEEKIVEGKLLQFGKLIHSGEDFIQIESNDLGPELSKYQQHTVRLLCEMKEQHCMPLRFDLPPFNEEAGIQPWTLKKIPDYVSRHQYSINPTVTPDGRYLFWTVFRPQGRHGTQKIWYAEKDEKGFWKDGKEMPHPLNNDMPSAVLSALPGGNELYVFGSYDEEEQRKKLDEELEHKRKEIYQDIDNDPNISAKLDAIEKEHRKKKEALAKRVPLYKSFRENGTWSVPKIIDFPGFYNNYRKSSNPSQEVFGGSTLSSSGRVMIFSVQREDSVGKLDLYISFQKEDGTYSFGQSLGSSINTEKEEMAPFLASDDRTLYFSSDGHQGISIYVTRRIGNGWTQWTKPVEVSENLKGVNFFSIPANSKWAYVSRDGKLYMAYLPQDFRPNSVVVVNGKVSDENGNPISAEIHYESLTNFKELGIAKSDPKTGSFSLVLPYGEKYGFYAKQEGYLTVSRNLNLENPSDQEKVAVEFVLPSIAIGRQIQLNNLFFETKKSEISKESEPELNRLAELLKSNSNLKILVEGHTDNVGKKTDNQTLSENRANAIAEYLKVKHGIGEDRVQTKGYGDSQPISSNDTPEGRQKNRRVVFQILE, encoded by the coding sequence ATGAAGGGCCGGATATCGAGTATCTATACTTTCTTACTTTTTTCCTGCTTTCTTCCCCTCATAGCGGAAGAAAAAATCGTGGAGGGAAAGCTCCTTCAATTCGGAAAACTCATTCACTCGGGTGAAGACTTTATACAAATCGAATCCAACGATCTCGGTCCCGAACTTTCAAAATACCAACAGCATACCGTTCGCCTTTTATGCGAAATGAAAGAACAGCATTGTATGCCGTTGCGCTTCGATTTACCCCCTTTTAACGAAGAAGCCGGTATTCAGCCCTGGACTTTGAAAAAAATTCCCGACTACGTTAGTCGACATCAATACTCGATCAACCCGACGGTCACCCCCGATGGACGATATTTATTTTGGACTGTATTCCGACCCCAAGGGAGGCACGGGACTCAGAAAATTTGGTACGCGGAAAAGGACGAAAAAGGTTTCTGGAAAGACGGAAAGGAAATGCCTCACCCTTTAAATAACGATATGCCGTCCGCAGTATTATCCGCCTTGCCCGGCGGAAACGAACTTTATGTCTTCGGTAGCTACGACGAAGAAGAACAAAGAAAAAAACTAGACGAAGAATTGGAACATAAAAGAAAGGAAATATACCAAGATATCGATAATGACCCGAATATTTCCGCCAAGCTGGATGCAATAGAGAAGGAACATCGGAAAAAAAAGGAGGCTCTGGCCAAACGCGTGCCTTTATACAAAAGCTTTCGCGAAAATGGGACTTGGTCCGTTCCCAAAATCATAGATTTTCCCGGCTTTTATAATAACTATCGAAAAAGCAGTAACCCTTCTCAGGAAGTCTTCGGCGGATCCACTTTATCTTCTTCCGGTAGGGTCATGATCTTTTCGGTTCAACGGGAAGATTCGGTCGGAAAACTGGATTTATACATTAGCTTTCAAAAGGAAGACGGAACCTATTCGTTTGGACAGAGTTTAGGAAGCTCGATCAATACCGAAAAGGAAGAAATGGCTCCCTTTCTCGCTAGCGACGATCGAACCCTGTATTTTTCCAGCGACGGTCACCAAGGGATCTCCATTTACGTGACACGGAGAATCGGGAACGGTTGGACTCAATGGACTAAGCCTGTGGAAGTTTCCGAAAATCTGAAAGGAGTCAATTTTTTCTCCATCCCCGCAAATAGTAAATGGGCGTATGTCAGCAGGGACGGAAAACTGTATATGGCGTATCTCCCTCAGGATTTCCGTCCGAACTCGGTCGTCGTCGTAAACGGAAAAGTGTCCGATGAAAACGGGAATCCGATTTCCGCGGAAATACATTATGAATCTTTAACTAACTTCAAGGAGTTAGGTATTGCAAAAAGCGATCCTAAGACCGGGTCTTTTAGCCTAGTGCTCCCTTACGGAGAGAAATACGGATTTTATGCCAAGCAGGAAGGATATCTAACCGTATCCCGAAATTTGAATTTAGAGAATCCATCCGATCAGGAAAAAGTCGCCGTCGAATTCGTATTGCCTTCCATAGCGATAGGTCGTCAAATTCAGCTGAATAATTTATTTTTTGAAACGAAAAAATCCGAGATTTCGAAAGAATCCGAACCGGAGCTGAATCGACTTGCCGAATTATTGAAGTCGAATTCGAATTTAAAAATTCTTGTGGAAGGACATACCGATAACGTCGGTAAAAAAACGGATAACCAAACTCTTTCCGAAAATCGAGCGAACGCTATCGCGGAATATCTTAAAGTGAAACATGGAATCGGCGAAGATCGTGTGCAGACCAAAGGATACGGAGATTCCCAGCCGATTTCGTCCAACGATACCCCGGAAGGCCGGCAAAAAAATCGACGAGTCGTTTTTCAAATTCTGGAATAA
- a CDS encoding type II toxin-antitoxin system RelE/ParE family toxin, producing MNYKVETTSNFEKEFKLLVKKYRSLKKEIKELGESLKKDPTQGTSLGKNCYKIRIPIASKGKGKSGGARVIYFVILAKEVVFLLSIYDKAEKESISDSELEGFLKKIP from the coding sequence ATGAACTATAAAGTCGAAACCACTTCGAATTTCGAAAAGGAATTCAAACTCTTAGTCAAGAAATACCGTTCTCTTAAAAAAGAAATCAAGGAGTTGGGTGAGTCCCTTAAAAAAGACCCAACCCAAGGAACGAGTCTCGGCAAAAACTGTTATAAAATACGAATCCCGATCGCTTCCAAAGGAAAAGGTAAATCCGGAGGAGCTAGAGTCATTTACTTCGTTATACTCGCTAAAGAAGTCGTTTTTCTGCTCTCTATCTATGATAAAGCCGAAAAAGAGAGTATCTCCGACTCAGAACTCGAAGGATTCTTAAAGAAAATTCCTTAA